One stretch of Tenacibaculum sp. MAR_2010_89 DNA includes these proteins:
- a CDS encoding formimidoylglutamase, translating to MLHLFTQQAIANFTNTRNGETKLGECVSVINSKKTLRDELNDSPTNFVILGIPEDIGVRMNDGNGGAHTSFIPAIKAFLNTQQNQFIDGNKILVLGYLDCLDDVINFDSDDREKGDLLVKKIDKEVSNIVQLIIECGKTPIIIGGGHNNAFGNIKGLSEASKQAVNVINLDAHTDLRRLEERHSGNGFSYALHENYLDKYFMFGLHENYTPQYVFDMIHNNMKLEYNTFEELEVYAIANFKNELQRAKSFIDNKPFGIEIDLDCVQHFPSSAMTPTGFTPQQTRQFVYSFAKNNNASYIHICEGAPSVKNEPTAAVQVGKFISYLISDFIKAKEN from the coding sequence ATGTTACATCTTTTTACACAACAAGCAATTGCTAATTTCACTAATACTAGAAATGGTGAAACTAAACTAGGAGAATGTGTTTCAGTAATTAATTCAAAAAAAACATTAAGAGATGAATTAAATGATTCACCAACTAATTTTGTTATTCTTGGTATACCAGAAGATATTGGTGTTCGTATGAATGATGGTAATGGTGGTGCACATACATCGTTTATTCCTGCTATAAAAGCTTTTTTAAACACTCAGCAAAATCAATTTATTGACGGAAATAAAATACTCGTTTTAGGATATTTAGATTGCTTAGATGATGTCATAAATTTTGATAGCGATGATAGAGAAAAAGGTGATTTACTAGTTAAAAAAATTGACAAAGAAGTATCTAACATTGTACAGTTAATTATTGAATGTGGTAAGACACCTATTATAATTGGAGGTGGCCATAACAATGCATTTGGGAATATCAAAGGACTGTCAGAAGCTAGTAAACAAGCTGTAAATGTTATTAATTTAGATGCACACACTGATTTACGCCGTTTAGAAGAACGTCACAGTGGTAATGGTTTTTCATATGCTTTACACGAAAATTATCTCGATAAGTATTTTATGTTTGGTTTGCATGAAAACTATACACCTCAATATGTTTTTGACATGATCCATAATAACATGAAACTAGAATATAATACATTTGAAGAATTAGAAGTATACGCTATAGCTAATTTTAAAAATGAATTACAACGAGCTAAAAGTTTTATTGACAATAAACCTTTTGGTATTGAAATAGATTTAGATTGCGTGCAACATTTTCCTAGTAGTGCTATGACGCCTACTGGTTTTACGCCTCAGCAAACAAGGCAGTTTGTTTATAGTTTTGCTAAAAACAACAATGCTTCTTATATTCATATATGTGAAGGTGCACCTAGCGTTAAAAACGAGCCTACAGCTGCTGTACAAGTTGGTAAATTTATTAGTTATTTAATTTCAGATTTTATAAAGGCAAAAGAAAATTAA
- a CDS encoding sialidase family protein: protein MKRIELFFLVAIIFISCKKEYQPRKINNADITTFKIDSSSIRAIKAIDNNNVIFADSKGNIGKTEDGGKNWSFNKIIYNDSITPHFRSIAVNKENIFALSIANPALLYKINANETKIVYKEEHPKVFYDALQFFPDGKNGIAVGDPTENCPSIIITSNGGTTWKKIPCSKLPVFEDGEAFFAASNTNIKIVNNTVWIVSGGKKARVLKSTDKGNTWNIYDTPIVQGNGPQGMYSVDFYDELHGITIGGDYSNSNDNCANKAITSDGGKTWTLVADNQEPNYKSCIQYVPNSKGKEIIAVGKTGISFSNDGGLNWKKLSDESFYAIQFVNQNTAWLSGHEKMGKLILK, encoded by the coding sequence ATGAAACGAATCGAACTCTTTTTTTTAGTCGCAATTATATTTATTTCTTGCAAAAAAGAATACCAACCTAGAAAAATTAATAACGCAGATATTACAACTTTTAAAATAGATAGCTCAAGTATAAGGGCAATAAAAGCTATTGATAATAACAATGTGATTTTTGCTGATTCAAAAGGAAACATAGGTAAAACGGAAGATGGAGGAAAGAATTGGAGTTTTAATAAAATTATTTACAATGATTCTATAACTCCACATTTTAGAAGTATTGCTGTGAATAAAGAAAATATTTTTGCTTTATCTATAGCTAATCCTGCGTTATTATATAAAATTAATGCTAATGAAACTAAAATAGTATATAAAGAAGAACATCCAAAAGTATTTTACGATGCATTACAGTTTTTCCCTGATGGTAAAAACGGAATTGCAGTTGGAGATCCTACAGAAAATTGTCCTTCAATAATTATTACTTCAAATGGAGGAACTACCTGGAAAAAAATACCATGCTCAAAACTTCCAGTTTTTGAAGATGGTGAAGCATTTTTTGCTGCTAGTAATACAAATATTAAAATTGTAAACAATACTGTATGGATAGTTTCTGGGGGGAAAAAAGCTCGTGTGTTAAAATCTACAGATAAAGGTAACACTTGGAACATATATGATACGCCTATTGTACAAGGTAATGGGCCACAAGGCATGTATTCTGTTGATTTCTATGATGAATTACATGGAATTACTATTGGTGGAGATTATTCAAATTCAAATGATAATTGTGCTAACAAAGCAATTACCTCAGATGGTGGTAAAACATGGACTCTTGTAGCAGACAACCAAGAACCTAATTATAAAAGCTGCATTCAATACGTTCCTAATTCAAAAGGTAAAGAAATTATAGCAGTAGGAAAAACAGGTATTTCTTTTTCAAATGATGGAGGCCTAAATTGGAAAAAATTAAGCGATGAATCTTTTTATGCTATCCAATTTGTAAATCAAAATACAGCATGGCTATCTGGCCATGAAAAAATGGGAAAACTAATCTTAAAATAA
- a CDS encoding amidohydrolase family protein produces the protein MKKIFILLFCLCISHIKAQEYFPTNKGVKTTKSSLIALKNATIYVTPKQVIKKGTLLIKDGKVLNVGKSVSIPKDAQIINLKGKSIYPSFIDVYANFGVKKAKRNNNFSRRPQYDANRKGYYWNDHIRPDTDAFNQFKYDSKKAKELLNAGFGVVNSHSDDGIMQGNGVLIALNSNSSDAYRILNKKSANYLSFSKSSKSRQSYPSSRMGAMALLRQTYLDANWYANGNAKNSDLALEALNNKKDLPQIFRAGDYLNSLRADKIGDEFGIQYTIVGGGDEYERVNDIKKTNATFIIPINFRKAYDVSNIALANKIALSDMRKWNQEPSNPSILAKNNVPFALTTYKLKSIKGFSTNLQKAILYGLDKTTALEALTTIPSKILNNNSIGNLNKGSYANFLITSGDIFDSKTTLYENWVQGNKNSVTPMDIKDITGEYMLYANGKNYTMTITGKGTKQKATFKQEKTKINGKFSFKNDWIQITLNDNGNFTRLSGRITNSANLMQGNGVDNNGNDIEWSASKKVKKEEKKKEGKKKKDKKANEVVSISYPNIGYGNYNIPQQESILIKNTTVWTSDNQKVLNNTDVLISNGKITKIGTNINARNTKVIDGTGKYLTAGIIDEHSHIAASAINEAGHNSSAEVTIEDVVDPSDVNIYRNLAGGVTSIQILHGSANPIGGRSAILKLKWGENADGLIYKNSPKFIKFALGENVKQSNWGDNNTVRFPQTRMGVEQVYIDYFQRAKEYDTKKKSGKPYRKDIELETLAEIINKKRFISCHSYVQSEINMLMKVAEKFNFNINTFTHILEGYKVADKMKKHGVGGSTFSDWWAYKYEVNDAIPYNAAIMHKQGITVAINSDDAEMSRRLNQEAAKTIKYGGMTEQEAWSMITINPAKLLHLDDRTGSIKVGKDADVVLWSGNPLSIYAKAEKTIIDGAIYFDIKQDLAKRNAIKAERSKLINMMLKEKIKGAKTQAPVKKTKKLFHCDTE, from the coding sequence ATGAAAAAAATTTTCATACTATTATTCTGCTTGTGTATTTCACACATTAAAGCACAAGAATACTTCCCTACCAATAAAGGAGTTAAAACTACAAAAAGTAGTTTAATCGCCTTAAAAAATGCAACTATCTATGTTACTCCTAAACAAGTTATAAAAAAAGGAACTTTACTTATTAAAGATGGTAAAGTATTAAATGTTGGTAAATCTGTAAGCATACCTAAAGATGCTCAAATTATTAATTTAAAAGGAAAATCAATTTACCCTTCATTTATTGATGTATATGCTAATTTTGGTGTAAAAAAAGCAAAAAGAAACAATAACTTTAGCAGGCGTCCACAATATGATGCTAATAGAAAAGGCTATTACTGGAACGATCATATCCGTCCTGACACAGATGCTTTTAATCAATTTAAATATGACAGTAAAAAAGCTAAAGAGCTTTTAAATGCAGGTTTCGGTGTTGTAAACTCACATAGTGATGATGGAATCATGCAAGGAAATGGGGTGTTAATAGCTTTAAATTCTAATAGTTCTGATGCATATAGAATACTGAATAAAAAGTCAGCTAATTATTTATCTTTTTCTAAAAGTAGTAAATCACGTCAATCATATCCATCTTCTCGTATGGGAGCTATGGCTTTATTAAGACAAACTTATTTAGATGCTAATTGGTACGCTAATGGAAATGCAAAAAACTCTGACTTAGCCTTAGAAGCTTTAAATAACAAAAAAGATTTACCTCAAATTTTTAGAGCTGGAGATTACCTCAATAGTTTACGTGCTGACAAAATTGGAGATGAATTTGGTATTCAATACACTATTGTAGGTGGTGGAGACGAATATGAACGCGTTAACGATATAAAAAAGACAAACGCTACATTTATTATACCAATTAACTTTAGAAAAGCGTATGATGTTAGTAACATTGCTTTAGCTAATAAAATAGCTTTAAGTGATATGCGCAAATGGAATCAAGAACCTTCTAACCCAAGCATTTTAGCTAAAAACAATGTTCCCTTTGCCTTAACTACTTATAAACTTAAAAGCATTAAAGGATTTTCTACGAACTTACAAAAAGCTATTTTGTATGGATTAGATAAAACAACAGCTTTAGAAGCTTTAACTACAATACCTTCAAAAATACTTAACAACAACAGCATAGGTAACTTAAATAAAGGAAGTTATGCTAACTTCCTAATTACTTCTGGTGATATTTTTGATTCTAAAACCACACTTTATGAAAATTGGGTGCAAGGAAATAAAAATAGTGTTACTCCTATGGACATTAAAGATATTACTGGTGAATATATGTTATACGCTAATGGTAAAAACTATACCATGACAATTACGGGTAAGGGTACAAAACAAAAAGCTACATTTAAACAAGAAAAAACTAAAATAAATGGTAAGTTTTCATTTAAAAATGATTGGATTCAAATTACTTTAAATGACAATGGAAATTTCACTAGGCTTTCTGGTAGAATTACTAACTCAGCAAACCTTATGCAAGGAAATGGAGTTGATAATAATGGTAATGATATAGAATGGTCTGCTTCTAAAAAAGTAAAGAAGGAAGAGAAAAAGAAAGAAGGAAAAAAGAAGAAAGATAAAAAAGCCAATGAAGTAGTTTCTATTAGTTATCCTAATATTGGTTATGGAAACTATAACATACCACAACAAGAGTCTATTTTAATTAAAAACACTACTGTTTGGACTTCTGATAATCAAAAAGTATTAAATAATACTGATGTTTTAATTTCTAATGGAAAAATAACTAAAATTGGTACTAATATTAATGCTAGAAATACCAAAGTAATTGATGGAACAGGTAAGTATTTAACAGCAGGAATTATAGATGAACATTCTCATATTGCTGCTTCTGCAATAAATGAAGCAGGACACAATTCATCAGCCGAAGTTACGATTGAAGATGTTGTTGATCCTAGTGATGTTAATATTTATAGAAACTTAGCAGGTGGTGTAACATCAATTCAAATATTACACGGTTCTGCAAACCCTATTGGCGGACGTTCTGCAATATTAAAATTAAAATGGGGAGAGAATGCAGATGGATTAATTTACAAAAATTCTCCAAAATTCATCAAGTTTGCCTTAGGTGAAAATGTAAAGCAATCCAATTGGGGAGATAATAACACTGTTAGATTTCCTCAAACACGAATGGGAGTTGAACAAGTTTATATTGATTATTTTCAAAGAGCTAAAGAATATGATACTAAAAAGAAAAGTGGAAAGCCTTACCGTAAGGATATTGAGTTAGAAACATTAGCCGAAATTATTAATAAAAAACGTTTTATCTCTTGTCATTCATATGTACAATCAGAAATAAATATGTTAATGAAAGTTGCAGAAAAATTCAATTTTAACATTAATACGTTTACACATATTTTAGAAGGATATAAAGTTGCTGATAAAATGAAAAAACATGGTGTTGGTGGTTCTACTTTTTCTGACTGGTGGGCATATAAATATGAAGTTAACGATGCAATTCCTTACAATGCAGCAATAATGCATAAACAAGGTATTACAGTTGCAATTAACTCTGATGATGCAGAAATGTCAAGAAGGTTAAATCAAGAAGCTGCAAAAACTATCAAATACGGAGGTATGACTGAACAAGAAGCTTGGAGCATGATTACCATTAACCCTGCTAAATTATTACATTTAGATGATCGAACTGGAAGTATTAAAGTAGGAAAAGATGCCGATGTGGTATTGTGGAGTGGAAATCCTTTATCTATTTATGCTAAAGCTGAAAAAACAATTATTGACGGAGCTATTTATTTTGACATTAAACAAGACCTAGCAAAACGTAATGCTATAAAAGCAGAGCGCTCTAAACTTATTAATATGATGTTAAAAGAAAAAATTAAAGGAGCTAAAACACAAGCCCCAGTTAAAAAAACTAAAAAATTATTTCACTGTGATACTGAATAA
- a CDS encoding amidohydrolase family protein — translation MKNTILYSLVYFLFIGNILAQQTPAPKQTNDYSIEGATAHLGNGQIIENSLIMFSKGKISFVGSANTRIARTGTVIKAKGKHVYPGFIAANSSLGLAEIDAVRATKDYDEVGSMLPHIRTIIAYNTESKIIETMRPNGVLMAQVTPRGGSISGTSSVVQFDAWNWEDASIKTDDAIHLNWPSNFSRGRWWLGEDPALKPNKNYVKNITKIKEYFFKAKRYLNSKKTNKNLPYEALKNVFKGTQKVFIHVNGKNRITDAINLFHELTIKNIVIVGGAEAEKVAPLLKSNNIPVVIERAHRLPSSEDEDYDLPFRSAKTLTDAGLLVGLGMNGSMERMSTRNLPFYAGTYAAYGLTKEQALQLITLNNAKILGIDKFTGSLEVGKDATLFISEGDALDMRGNILLNAFIQGRKLSLETHQTKLWKRYTNKYKN, via the coding sequence ATGAAAAACACCATTTTATATAGTTTAGTTTATTTCTTATTCATAGGGAATATACTTGCTCAACAAACTCCAGCTCCTAAACAAACAAATGACTACTCTATAGAAGGTGCTACAGCTCATTTAGGAAATGGACAAATAATAGAAAACTCATTAATTATGTTTTCTAAAGGAAAAATTTCTTTTGTTGGTAGTGCCAATACAAGAATAGCTAGAACAGGAACAGTAATTAAAGCAAAAGGAAAGCATGTATACCCTGGCTTTATTGCTGCAAATAGCTCGTTAGGGTTAGCTGAAATTGATGCTGTACGTGCTACTAAAGATTATGACGAAGTTGGTAGTATGCTACCACATATAAGAACTATCATAGCGTATAATACGGAAAGTAAAATTATAGAAACCATGCGACCAAATGGAGTTTTAATGGCACAAGTTACTCCGAGAGGTGGTAGTATATCTGGTACATCGTCAGTAGTACAATTTGATGCATGGAATTGGGAAGATGCGAGCATTAAAACTGATGACGCTATCCATTTAAATTGGCCTAGTAATTTTAGTAGAGGTCGTTGGTGGTTAGGAGAAGATCCTGCTTTAAAACCAAATAAAAATTATGTAAAAAACATTACAAAAATTAAAGAATATTTTTTTAAAGCAAAAAGGTATTTAAACAGTAAAAAAACTAATAAAAACTTACCTTATGAAGCCCTTAAAAATGTATTTAAAGGAACACAGAAAGTTTTTATTCATGTAAACGGTAAAAATAGAATAACTGATGCTATTAATTTATTTCATGAACTTACTATAAAAAACATAGTTATCGTTGGGGGCGCTGAAGCTGAAAAAGTAGCTCCTTTATTAAAATCGAATAATATTCCAGTTGTTATAGAAAGAGCACATCGTTTACCTTCAAGTGAAGACGAAGATTATGATTTACCTTTTCGTTCTGCTAAAACATTAACTGATGCTGGTTTATTAGTAGGTTTAGGAATGAATGGTAGTATGGAACGCATGAGTACAAGAAATTTGCCTTTTTATGCTGGTACTTATGCTGCTTACGGATTAACAAAAGAACAAGCTTTACAACTAATTACATTAAATAATGCTAAAATTCTAGGTATTGACAAATTTACTGGTAGTTTAGAAGTTGGTAAAGATGCTACATTATTTATCTCAGAAGGTGATGCATTAGACATGAGAGGAAATATACTCTTAAATGCATTTATTCAAGGAAGAAAGTTAAGTTTGGAAACACATCAAACAAAACTTTGGAAACGCTATACGAATAAATATAAAAATTAA
- the hutI gene encoding imidazolonepropionase codes for MTTLLINIKELIQIRENSVKKVAGKDMNVLPTLKKAFLLIENDIIIDYGNMENIPSSADNIIDCEGKMILPTWCDSHTHIVYAGNREQEFVDRINGLSYEEIANNGGGILNSAKKLQSTSEEDLYKQSSKRLEEVIALGTGAVEIKSGYGLTVDAELKMLRVIKKLKENYKLPIKATFLGAHAFPSEYKNNKEGYINLIINEMLPKIAEENLAEFVDAFCETGYFSVEDTDRVLTAAKIYGLTPKVHVNQFTTIGGVAMSVKQNAISVDHLEVMNTEDIEALQGSETMPVALPSCSYFLSIPYTPARDIINANLPLALATDFNPGSTPSGNMNFVVATACIKMKMTPEEAINAATINGAYAMNLADKVGSITKGKKANFIITKEIPSYGFIPYSFGSNLIDSVYINGEKI; via the coding sequence ATGACAACTTTATTAATAAACATCAAGGAATTAATACAGATACGTGAAAACAGTGTAAAAAAAGTAGCAGGTAAAGACATGAATGTTTTACCTACTTTAAAAAAAGCCTTCTTACTTATTGAAAATGATATCATTATTGATTATGGAAATATGGAAAATATTCCTTCTTCTGCTGATAATATTATTGATTGTGAAGGAAAAATGATTTTACCAACTTGGTGTGATTCACATACTCACATTGTATATGCAGGTAATCGAGAACAAGAATTTGTTGATAGAATTAATGGTTTAAGCTACGAAGAAATAGCCAATAATGGTGGAGGTATTTTAAATTCTGCTAAAAAACTACAATCTACTTCAGAAGAAGACCTTTACAAACAATCTTCAAAACGTTTAGAAGAAGTTATCGCTTTAGGTACTGGAGCTGTTGAAATAAAATCTGGCTACGGATTAACAGTTGATGCTGAGCTAAAGATGCTTCGTGTAATTAAAAAATTAAAGGAAAATTATAAACTACCTATTAAAGCTACCTTTTTAGGCGCTCATGCTTTTCCATCAGAATATAAAAACAATAAAGAAGGCTACATTAATTTAATTATTAATGAAATGTTACCTAAAATTGCTGAAGAAAACTTAGCTGAATTTGTTGATGCTTTTTGTGAAACTGGTTATTTCTCAGTTGAAGATACCGATAGAGTTTTAACTGCTGCAAAAATATACGGATTAACCCCTAAAGTACATGTTAATCAATTTACAACAATAGGGGGTGTAGCAATGAGTGTAAAACAGAATGCAATATCTGTTGACCACTTAGAGGTAATGAATACTGAAGATATTGAAGCTCTTCAAGGATCAGAAACAATGCCAGTAGCACTACCTTCATGTTCTTATTTTTTAAGTATTCCTTATACACCAGCTCGTGATATTATAAATGCCAATCTTCCATTAGCTTTAGCTACTGATTTTAATCCAGGATCAACACCTTCTGGAAACATGAATTTTGTTGTAGCTACAGCATGTATTAAAATGAAAATGACTCCAGAAGAGGCTATTAATGCAGCAACTATTAATGGTGCTTACGCTATGAATTTAGCAGATAAAGTAGGAAGTATTACTAAAGGTAAAAAAGCAAACTTTATTATTACTAAAGAAATTCCTTCATATGGTTTTATACCTTATAGTTTCGGTTCTAACTTAATCGATTCTGTATATATTAACGGTGAAAAAATATAA
- a CDS encoding AraC family transcriptional regulator — protein MEKLPIHIKFNNQQNPNSEFDILQLEDLFKREDLDNSIRELQIVEFYMIVLVQQDSGKHTIDFTDYDYQKGTLLTIRKDQIHKFHVNENVKGNLLLFTDNFLVTYLEEIENQKTIQLFNELLGNPKIQLTEKELNDINEIILKIQNEYLSISDSYSLSIIRSLLHILITQLYRIKSKNNQIVKNKKYLNDFILLQKLVEKSVIKHSKVNYYAQEMGISTKTLNTITKSIVNQSAKKFIDNIYIKQIKRLLLNTEYPIKKVAYLSGFEESTNFYKYFKRKTNLSPDLFRSKNK, from the coding sequence ATGGAAAAGCTTCCTATTCATATAAAATTTAATAATCAACAAAATCCTAATTCGGAATTTGATATACTTCAACTTGAAGATTTATTTAAAAGAGAAGATTTAGACAATTCAATTAGAGAATTACAAATAGTTGAATTTTATATGATAGTTCTAGTACAACAAGATTCAGGAAAACACACCATAGATTTTACAGATTATGATTATCAAAAAGGAACTTTACTAACTATTAGAAAAGATCAAATTCATAAATTCCATGTTAATGAAAATGTAAAAGGTAATTTACTTCTCTTTACAGATAATTTTCTGGTAACTTATCTTGAAGAAATAGAGAATCAAAAAACTATACAGCTCTTTAATGAATTATTAGGTAATCCTAAAATACAATTAACAGAGAAGGAATTGAATGATATTAACGAAATTATTTTAAAAATTCAGAATGAATATTTATCTATTAGCGATAGTTATTCTTTAAGCATTATTAGAAGTTTACTTCATATTCTTATCACTCAATTATATAGAATAAAATCAAAAAACAACCAGATAGTCAAAAATAAAAAATACTTAAATGATTTTATTCTACTACAAAAATTAGTAGAAAAAAGTGTGATAAAACATTCTAAAGTTAACTATTATGCTCAAGAGATGGGTATCTCTACAAAAACCTTAAATACTATCACAAAAAGTATTGTTAATCAATCTGCCAAAAAATTCATTGATAATATCTACATTAAACAAATCAAACGTTTATTATTAAACACTGAATACCCTATAAAAAAAGTAGCTTATCTTTCTGGATTTGAAGAAAGTACAAATTTCTACAAATACTTTAAACGTAAAACTAACCTATCACCTGATCTCTTTAGAAGTAAAAACAAGTAA
- a CDS encoding RNA methyltransferase gives MKIISSIQNSYIKDLLKLQDKSRERKKKGLFLVEGQREISLVLKGNYEIDSILFVAEVFSKEKAILLNIPTSKYIEITKEVYQKLAYRDSTEGVIAVVKTKEFKLDNIEFNTPTPLILVLEGIEKPGNLGAMLRTADAAKLDAVFIANPKTDMFNPNIIRSSVGCLFTNQIAVGSSEDVSNFLKNKNIHIYSATLQNSNEYHKNDYTKPTAIAVGTEATGLTQIWRDVATQNINIPMQGEIDSMNVSVAAAILTFEAKRQRKFKI, from the coding sequence ATGAAAATAATTAGTAGTATACAGAATTCATACATAAAAGATCTATTAAAATTACAAGATAAATCACGTGAACGAAAGAAAAAAGGGCTTTTTTTAGTAGAAGGCCAACGTGAAATTTCTTTAGTTCTTAAAGGAAATTATGAAATAGACTCTATTTTATTTGTAGCTGAAGTTTTTTCTAAAGAAAAAGCTATACTATTAAATATACCTACTTCAAAATATATAGAAATAACAAAAGAGGTATATCAAAAACTAGCTTATAGAGATTCTACTGAAGGAGTAATCGCAGTAGTAAAAACAAAAGAGTTTAAGTTAGATAACATTGAATTTAACACTCCTACTCCACTTATTTTAGTACTGGAAGGAATTGAAAAACCTGGAAATTTAGGAGCAATGTTACGAACTGCAGATGCCGCAAAATTAGACGCTGTTTTTATAGCTAATCCTAAAACTGATATGTTTAATCCAAATATTATTCGATCTAGTGTAGGGTGTTTATTTACAAATCAAATAGCGGTTGGTAGCTCTGAAGATGTTTCTAATTTTTTGAAGAATAAAAACATACATATTTATAGCGCTACTCTTCAAAATTCAAATGAGTATCATAAAAATGATTATACCAAACCTACAGCCATAGCTGTTGGAACCGAAGCAACAGGACTTACTCAAATTTGGAGAGACGTAGCAACTCAAAATATTAACATCCCAATGCAAGGAGAAATAGACTCTATGAATGTATCTGTAGCAGCTGCTATATTAACTTTTGAGGCCAAAAGGCAAAGAAAATTTAAAATTTAA
- a CDS encoding patatin family protein yields the protein MKKALVISGGGSKGAFAGGVVEYLMKEKNKKYDLFLGTSTGSLMVSHLALRKVDALKELYTKVNQQSIFSNSPFKIKTIHGEKVISIRHRNTLWNFLKGRKTFGESKNLRRLIRKNVTKEMYDEIREKNKEVVVTISNLTANKIEYKSILDCSYDDFCDWIWGSCNYVPFMSLLEKNSCQYADGGFGCLVPIREAILRGAKEIDAIILETEVTQINRMPAKNPFSLMLNVFDFMLEHVEKHNVTIGKLSAKHNDVKLNLYYTPTVLTTNSLVFDKKLMKKWWKQGYYHAKYKDDTSMNDFRTELIGDK from the coding sequence ATGAAAAAGGCATTAGTAATTTCTGGAGGAGGAAGTAAAGGAGCATTTGCTGGCGGTGTAGTTGAGTATTTGATGAAAGAAAAAAATAAAAAGTATGATTTATTTTTAGGTACATCTACAGGAAGTTTAATGGTTTCTCATTTAGCTTTGCGTAAAGTAGATGCTTTAAAAGAACTTTATACGAAAGTAAATCAACAATCTATTTTTAGTAATAGCCCTTTTAAAATAAAAACGATTCATGGAGAAAAAGTAATTTCAATTCGTCATAGAAATACTTTATGGAACTTTTTAAAGGGAAGAAAAACATTTGGAGAAAGTAAAAATTTACGACGTTTAATAAGGAAAAACGTTACTAAAGAAATGTATGACGAAATTAGAGAGAAAAATAAAGAAGTAGTTGTTACTATATCTAATTTAACAGCTAATAAAATAGAATATAAATCTATTTTAGATTGCTCTTATGATGATTTTTGTGATTGGATATGGGGATCATGTAATTATGTGCCTTTTATGAGTTTGCTTGAAAAAAATTCTTGCCAATATGCTGATGGAGGCTTTGGTTGCTTAGTTCCTATTAGAGAAGCTATTTTAAGAGGAGCAAAAGAAATTGACGCTATTATTTTAGAAACTGAAGTAACTCAAATAAATAGAATGCCAGCTAAAAATCCTTTTTCTTTAATGCTTAACGTTTTTGATTTTATGTTAGAACATGTTGAAAAGCATAATGTGACTATAGGTAAATTATCAGCTAAACATAATGACGTTAAATTAAATCTTTATTATACACCTACTGTTTTAACAACTAATTCATTAGTTTTTGATAAAAAATTAATGAAAAAATGGTGGAAGCAAGGATATTACCATGCAAAGTATAAAGATGATACTTCAATGAACGATTTTAGAACAGAATTAATTGGAGATAAATGA